The following coding sequences are from one Leptolyngbya sp. NIES-3755 window:
- a CDS encoding single-stranded nucleic acid binding R3H domain protein (similar to AA sequence:cyanobase_aa:LBDG_02000), with translation MAETQLQQRGQEWLETFLKLAAFPATVSAEIRNTSAEKSCWLTIDHTSLQPAQIEALLSNKGAVLDSIQYLASSVLNIGQEEQIAYTIEIDGYRARRLKELTDIAEDAATRVRETGEEYEIKSLSSAERRQVHSMLQDSGDIETFSRGQEPDRRLVVRLAQPDSEPV, from the coding sequence ATGGCTGAAACTCAATTACAGCAGCGGGGTCAGGAGTGGCTCGAAACTTTTCTGAAGTTAGCTGCATTTCCGGCAACCGTAAGCGCTGAAATCCGAAATACCTCCGCTGAAAAAAGCTGCTGGTTGACGATCGACCATACTTCCCTTCAGCCTGCTCAAATCGAAGCCTTACTCAGCAATAAAGGTGCGGTTCTCGATTCGATTCAGTATTTGGCAAGTTCTGTTCTGAATATCGGACAGGAAGAACAGATTGCTTATACGATCGAGATTGATGGCTATCGCGCCCGCCGATTGAAGGAACTGACTGATATTGCGGAGGATGCTGCCACTAGAGTGCGCGAGACCGGAGAGGAGTACGAAATCAAATCGCTCTCTTCTGCTGAACGCCGTCAAGTGCATTCAATGCTTCAAGACAGTGGAGACATTGAAACGTTTAGTCGGGGTCAAGAACCCGATCGACGTTTAGTGGTGCGTCTTGCACAACCCGATTCTGAACCTGTTTAG
- a CDS encoding YidC/Oxa1 family lipolytic protein (similar to AA sequence:cyanobase_aa:LBDG_01990), giving the protein MDFGVSFLSNNVMLPILDFFYGIVPSYGLAIVALTLVIRFALFPLSAGSIRSMRRMKVTQPVMQKRVKEVQERYKNDPAKQQEEMSGIYKEFGNPLAGCLPVVLQMPILFALFATLRGSPFSDVPYTVNFQIAPQAQVEQVAPQAFTTPPQNIYVEDGVHAKISAIAPSGTKLAVGEKTKIEFQTVDGKSFSELQAEHPDSNLTPKFKATTGAERIKINDDGTIEALQPGDATIQAFIPGLAADKGFLFIDQLGRVGAVDPDGTFHWDIIGMIVFFGLSLYISQLISGQGSTGNPQQDTVNKITPVIFSGMFLFFPLPAGVLMYMVLANIFQTAQTFILSREPLPENLQKLVDAEAAATAKTSGGSAKSDGGDDTLPFEPGRKKKA; this is encoded by the coding sequence ATGGACTTTGGTGTAAGCTTCTTATCCAATAACGTGATGCTGCCGATCCTGGATTTCTTCTACGGGATCGTGCCGAGCTATGGGTTGGCGATCGTAGCGTTGACTCTAGTCATTCGCTTTGCCCTCTTCCCGCTTAGTGCAGGTTCAATCCGCAGTATGCGCCGCATGAAGGTCACGCAACCGGTCATGCAAAAGCGCGTCAAAGAAGTACAAGAACGGTACAAGAACGATCCTGCAAAACAGCAGGAAGAAATGAGCGGGATTTATAAAGAATTTGGTAATCCGCTGGCAGGATGTTTGCCTGTCGTGTTACAGATGCCAATTCTGTTTGCGCTGTTTGCAACTTTGAGAGGATCACCTTTCTCGGATGTCCCCTACACGGTGAACTTCCAGATTGCGCCTCAAGCCCAAGTGGAACAAGTTGCACCCCAGGCATTTACCACGCCGCCTCAGAATATTTATGTCGAAGATGGCGTTCACGCGAAAATTAGCGCGATCGCGCCTTCTGGAACAAAGCTCGCAGTCGGTGAAAAAACCAAAATTGAGTTTCAAACCGTAGACGGCAAGTCCTTCTCAGAGCTTCAAGCTGAACATCCTGACAGCAACCTCACTCCGAAGTTCAAGGCAACGACTGGAGCGGAACGCATCAAGATTAACGATGACGGCACGATCGAAGCGCTCCAACCTGGAGATGCCACAATTCAAGCCTTCATTCCGGGTCTTGCCGCTGATAAAGGCTTCTTGTTCATCGATCAGCTTGGAAGAGTCGGAGCCGTTGATCCAGATGGAACGTTCCACTGGGACATCATTGGCATGATCGTCTTCTTTGGATTGAGCTTGTACATTAGCCAACTGATTTCAGGACAAGGTTCGACAGGCAATCCTCAGCAAGACACCGTGAACAAGATTACGCCCGTGATTTTCTCTGGGATGTTCTTGTTCTTCCCGTTGCCCGCGGGTGTCTTGATGTACATGGTGCTGGCGAACATTTTCCAAACGGCTCAGACCTTCATTCTGTCTCGTGAGCCACTGCCTGAAAATCTGCAAAAATTGGTAGATGCGGAAGCTGCGGCAACAGCGAAAACCAGTGGCGGAAGCGCCAAATCTGACGGTGGAGATGATACGCTCCCCTTTGAACCCGGTCGTAAGAAAAAAGCATAG
- a CDS encoding hypothetical protein (hypothetical protein S7335_3693;~similar to AA sequence:cyanobase_aa:LBDG_01980) yields MAVKEEVFYEGGPHIGDLIINVLLGFTVICLPLTVGAIVRALWLRYRITNRRISVVGGWQGRDRSDVIYSEITKVVTVPRGIGTYGDMVLTLRDGSRLELRAIPKFREVYDFINDRLSEKAKKASGSLGSQP; encoded by the coding sequence ATGGCAGTTAAAGAAGAAGTCTTCTACGAAGGTGGACCTCATATCGGGGATTTGATTATTAACGTCCTCTTAGGATTCACGGTGATTTGCTTGCCGCTGACCGTGGGCGCGATCGTCAGAGCACTCTGGTTACGCTATCGCATCACAAACCGTCGAATTAGTGTCGTCGGCGGTTGGCAAGGGCGCGATCGCTCTGACGTGATCTATTCGGAAATTACGAAAGTCGTGACGGTTCCGCGTGGAATTGGCACGTATGGCGACATGGTGTTAACGCTCAGAGACGGCAGCCGACTTGAGCTTCGGGCAATTCCGAAGTTTCGGGAAGTATACGACTTTATCAACGATCGACTGTCCGAAAAGGCGAAAAAAGCCAGCGGGAGTCTCGGAAGTCAACCGTAA
- a CDS encoding ribonuclease P protein component (similar to AA sequence:cyanobase_aa:LBDG_01970) — MTFPAVYFFFAWELISTHWSHGHDEAHFRRNKPQTQTGIRIPRSDADQKWTKGHSSTPPERTVALVGFVFLIAVLLPQENRLKHRRDFDAVYQRGFRRDSHCFTLRVLKCLDQPTRIGISISKKVSKRAVVRNRIKRQVRSILRSFLPRTKSGFSIVIGVRIEATECEYPQYLQELEQLLVKAEVLNGS, encoded by the coding sequence GTGACTTTTCCCGCAGTCTACTTCTTTTTTGCTTGGGAATTAATATCGACTCACTGGAGCCACGGACATGACGAAGCGCACTTTAGGCGGAACAAGCCGCAAACGCAGACGGGTATCAGGATTCCGCGCTCGGATGCGGACCAAAAATGGACAAAAGGTCATTCAAGCACGCCGCCGGAAAGGACGGTTGCGCTTGTCGGTTTCGTCTTCCTGATCGCTGTTTTGCTGCCACAAGAGAATCGATTGAAACATCGGCGAGATTTTGATGCTGTCTATCAGCGAGGATTTCGTCGAGATTCTCATTGTTTTACCCTAAGAGTGCTGAAATGTCTGGATCAACCGACACGAATTGGCATTTCAATTAGTAAAAAGGTCAGCAAACGCGCAGTCGTTCGGAATCGGATTAAACGACAGGTTCGATCGATTCTTAGAAGTTTCTTACCGAGAACAAAATCGGGGTTCTCGATCGTCATCGGTGTGCGAATCGAAGCAACAGAGTGTGAATATCCTCAATATCTGCAAGAATTAGAGCAGTTATTGGTCAAAGCTGAGGTGCTGAATGGCAGTTAA
- a CDS encoding hypothetical protein (similar to AA sequence:cyanobase_aa:LBDG_01950): MLLKECSMRRIVSTLAIAGSLVTAVPLVAFAQGLPGLTIFSGVQPGRQLSYRLDFGGNSGSWDRYRLRVGRDKVKVAIAQFSIDYPNYFRGTFDPKAVELMVNDKKVPIQEVKWEKDNYVIQVFPQEPIPAGSNVELIFSNVKNPNNGGMYYFNARILSPGDVPLLRDLGTWIITIQ; the protein is encoded by the coding sequence ATGCTGCTGAAAGAATGTTCAATGCGTCGGATCGTCTCTACTCTTGCGATCGCAGGAAGTTTAGTCACCGCCGTGCCCCTGGTTGCGTTCGCTCAAGGTCTGCCTGGATTGACCATCTTCAGCGGTGTACAACCGGGAAGACAACTGAGTTACCGCCTTGATTTTGGTGGAAATAGCGGATCTTGGGATCGCTATCGGCTGCGGGTCGGACGTGACAAAGTGAAAGTCGCGATCGCTCAATTCTCGATCGATTACCCAAACTACTTCCGAGGCACATTCGATCCGAAAGCGGTCGAACTGATGGTAAACGACAAAAAAGTTCCAATTCAGGAAGTGAAGTGGGAAAAAGATAATTACGTGATTCAAGTTTTTCCTCAAGAACCCATTCCCGCAGGCTCGAACGTCGAACTGATTTTCTCGAACGTGAAAAACCCCAACAACGGTGGAATGTACTACTTCAACGCTCGCATTCTCTCACCGGGAGATGTCCCTCTTCTGCGAGATTTGGGAACCTGGATCATTACGATTCAGTAA
- a CDS encoding hypothetical protein (similar to AA sequence:cyanobase_aa:gll0726): protein MTQAIPKDTLLAHDAPFPPPGLWSAEPPLESDLHRDQIDLLVRLIRWMFRPDGVGSRSDVYVAGNLTVYYSPNQKKSEFFRGPDVFVVMGTDPRRRRSWTVWHENGQYPNLIIELLSDSTAEVDRGEKKQIYQSIWRVPEYFWFDPVTLEFQGFQLIHGQYESLTPNSQGHLWSQELGFYLGIHDRQLRLFTENGSLVPLPEEAAEERAEQAEQRAEILAAKLRELGIDPDQLS, encoded by the coding sequence ATGACACAAGCAATTCCGAAAGATACGTTGCTGGCTCACGATGCCCCCTTCCCCCCTCCCGGTTTATGGAGCGCCGAACCTCCCTTGGAAAGTGATTTACATCGTGATCAAATCGATCTACTCGTTCGCCTAATTCGCTGGATGTTTCGCCCAGACGGGGTTGGAAGCCGTAGCGATGTTTATGTCGCTGGAAACTTAACGGTTTACTACAGCCCAAATCAGAAGAAATCAGAATTCTTTCGAGGTCCTGATGTCTTCGTCGTGATGGGAACTGATCCGCGTCGTCGTCGGAGTTGGACAGTTTGGCACGAGAATGGACAGTACCCGAATCTCATTATTGAATTACTATCAGATTCGACTGCGGAAGTCGATCGAGGTGAGAAAAAACAAATCTATCAGTCGATCTGGCGCGTCCCAGAATATTTCTGGTTCGATCCTGTGACCCTCGAATTTCAAGGTTTTCAACTGATTCACGGACAATACGAATCTCTAACGCCAAATTCACAAGGTCATCTGTGGAGCCAGGAACTTGGCTTTTATTTGGGAATTCACGATCGACAACTCCGCCTCTTTACCGAAAACGGCTCTCTCGTTCCCCTCCCCGAAGAAGCCGCAGAAGAACGAGCCGAACAAGCCGAACAACGGGCAGAAATCCTAGCCGCAAAACTTCGGGAATTAGGAATCGATCCCGATCAACTTTCGTAG
- a CDS encoding NAD(P) transhydrogenase, alpha subunit (similar to AA sequence:cyanobase_aa:LBDG_01940): MTIAIDKESGAERSPNQHPATYRKIGIPKEIYTGECRVAATPDTVKILQKYGFEVLIESGAGEAANFSDQAYLDAGCRIIVDTETLWSYSDLILKVRPPIWNSNLNKHEADLLHEGATLISFIWANQNPELVEHLANRKATVLAMDAVPRISRAQKLDALSSMANIAGYRAVIEAAQQFGRFFTGQITAAGKVPPAKVLVIGAGVAGLAAVGTARSLGAIVRAFDTRPVVKEQVQSLGAEFLELEFEEDGTGQGGYAKTMSPEFIKAEMELFAAQAKDVDIIITTALIPGKKAPTLITREMVESMREGSVVVDLAAEQGGNCEVTTPGEISRYQGVTIIGLTDLPSRMAAQASQLYGKNLCHLLDDMGRNDNYRVDLDDEVIRGALVLHQGETVAPLPKVAPPPQKVETPVAEVPTVKARAAKLIRTGSTTPTWIWTVLLGVALLGIGTIAPPSFLSHFTVFVLACFVGWQVIWNVKPALHTPLMSVTNAISGIIILGGMLQISGTPTSATTILGAIAILIGTINIAGGFLVTQRMLKMFQKQ; encoded by the coding sequence ATGACGATCGCGATCGATAAAGAGTCAGGGGCGGAGCGTTCACCGAATCAGCATCCCGCTACCTACCGAAAAATTGGAATTCCAAAAGAAATTTACACGGGAGAATGTCGAGTTGCTGCAACTCCAGATACGGTAAAGATTTTGCAGAAATACGGTTTTGAAGTTTTAATTGAATCTGGTGCGGGAGAAGCCGCAAATTTTTCAGATCAAGCCTATTTAGATGCAGGTTGTCGAATCATTGTTGATACAGAAACGCTTTGGTCTTATTCAGATTTGATTCTGAAAGTTCGACCCCCAATTTGGAATTCAAATTTAAACAAACATGAAGCAGATTTGTTGCATGAAGGTGCGACATTAATTAGTTTCATTTGGGCGAATCAGAATCCGGAGTTGGTTGAACATTTGGCAAATCGGAAGGCGACCGTATTGGCGATGGATGCCGTCCCTCGAATTAGTCGCGCTCAAAAATTGGACGCATTGAGTTCGATGGCGAATATTGCTGGATATCGGGCTGTAATTGAGGCAGCACAACAGTTTGGACGATTTTTTACCGGACAGATTACCGCAGCGGGGAAAGTTCCACCTGCAAAAGTGTTGGTGATCGGGGCAGGAGTCGCAGGATTGGCAGCCGTGGGAACGGCTCGATCGTTAGGTGCGATCGTCAGAGCATTTGATACTCGCCCAGTCGTGAAAGAACAAGTTCAAAGCTTGGGGGCAGAATTCCTAGAGTTGGAATTTGAAGAGGATGGAACCGGACAAGGTGGCTATGCAAAAACGATGAGTCCTGAGTTCATCAAAGCTGAGATGGAACTCTTTGCGGCTCAAGCGAAAGACGTGGATATCATCATCACGACCGCATTGATTCCAGGCAAGAAAGCTCCCACATTGATCACTAGAGAAATGGTTGAGAGCATGAGAGAAGGTTCTGTTGTGGTTGACCTAGCAGCAGAGCAAGGTGGAAACTGTGAAGTGACAACACCAGGTGAAATCTCTCGATATCAGGGTGTCACGATCATTGGACTAACCGATTTACCGAGTCGGATGGCAGCACAGGCAAGTCAGCTTTACGGTAAAAATCTGTGTCATTTGCTCGATGATATGGGACGGAATGACAACTACCGCGTTGATTTAGATGATGAAGTGATTCGAGGCGCATTAGTTCTACATCAAGGTGAAACGGTTGCGCCTCTACCCAAAGTTGCACCACCACCGCAGAAGGTTGAAACGCCCGTTGCTGAAGTTCCGACTGTTAAAGCTCGTGCAGCGAAGCTGATCCGTACCGGATCGACAACCCCAACTTGGATTTGGACAGTGCTTCTGGGTGTCGCATTGCTCGGAATTGGCACGATCGCACCTCCATCGTTCCTGAGTCATTTCACGGTATTCGTTCTCGCTTGCTTTGTGGGTTGGCAAGTGATTTGGAATGTAAAACCCGCGCTACACACGCCTTTGATGAGTGTGACGAATGCGATTAGCGGCATCATTATCTTGGGTGGAATGCTTCAGATTTCGGGCACTCCAACTTCTGCCACCACAATTTTAGGCGCGATCGCAATTCTGATCGGCACGATTAACATCGCAGGTGGCTTTCTCGTCACTCAGCGAATGCTCAAGATGTTCCAAAAACAATAG
- a CDS encoding NAD(P)(+) transhydrogenase (similar to AA sequence:cyanobase_aa:LBDG_01930) — protein MFDSLSNVAYIAASALFILSLSGLSNQETAQKGNWYGIAGMSIAFLATVLRSDVTGYGVLAAVILPGAIIGAILAGRVAMTEMPELVAMLHSFVGMAAVLVGIANHLQPQTLTGAEATIHQVEIFIGVFIGAVTFTGSIVAFGKLRGLVSSKPLMIPGRHILNIGLLVACVALGAQFLNTESTTALLIMSGLAGVLGVHLVMAIGGADMPVVISMLNSYSGWAAAAAGFMLSNDLLIITGALVGSSGAILSYIMCKAMNRSFISVILGGFGTGNSSKSKAITGEAKSISVEETIEQLENANSVIIVPGYGMAVAQAQHPISEITKVLRSRGVNVRFGIHPVAGRLPGHMNVLLAEAKVPYDIVLEMDEINDDFPETDVVLVIGANDTVNPSAIEDPECSIAGMPVLEVWKAKSAIVLKRSLGSGYAGVENPLFYKDNTYMLFGDAKKNTDAILNKLAALVAA, from the coding sequence ATGTTTGACAGTCTTTCTAATGTGGCTTACATTGCCGCGAGTGCATTGTTTATTTTGAGTTTGAGCGGGTTATCGAATCAGGAAACCGCGCAGAAAGGGAACTGGTATGGAATTGCAGGAATGTCGATCGCGTTTCTCGCGACTGTTCTTCGCAGTGATGTTACTGGCTACGGAGTGTTAGCTGCTGTAATTTTGCCTGGAGCAATTATTGGTGCAATTTTGGCAGGTCGGGTTGCAATGACTGAAATGCCTGAATTGGTCGCAATGTTGCATAGTTTTGTGGGAATGGCAGCGGTGTTAGTGGGAATTGCAAACCATCTACAACCGCAAACATTGACGGGAGCAGAAGCGACCATTCACCAAGTCGAAATTTTCATTGGTGTGTTTATTGGTGCAGTCACGTTTACAGGCTCGATCGTCGCTTTCGGTAAGCTGAGAGGTTTAGTTAGCAGTAAGCCTTTAATGATTCCAGGACGGCACATTCTAAACATTGGATTGTTAGTCGCTTGTGTGGCATTGGGAGCACAGTTTTTGAACACTGAATCCACGACAGCATTGTTGATTATGAGTGGGTTGGCTGGCGTTTTGGGTGTGCATCTTGTCATGGCGATCGGCGGCGCAGACATGCCTGTTGTGATCTCTATGTTGAATAGCTATTCAGGATGGGCAGCAGCAGCAGCAGGATTTATGCTGTCGAATGATCTGTTAATTATCACAGGTGCATTAGTTGGTAGTAGTGGCGCGATTCTGAGCTACATCATGTGTAAAGCAATGAATCGATCGTTTATTAGTGTGATTCTGGGCGGCTTTGGAACCGGGAATAGTTCTAAGAGCAAAGCAATCACGGGTGAAGCGAAGTCGATTTCTGTTGAAGAAACGATCGAGCAATTAGAGAACGCAAACAGTGTGATCATTGTTCCAGGGTATGGAATGGCGGTTGCACAAGCACAACATCCGATTTCTGAAATTACTAAGGTATTGAGAAGTCGCGGAGTGAATGTTCGATTTGGAATTCATCCAGTCGCGGGAAGGCTTCCAGGGCACATGAATGTCTTGTTAGCTGAGGCGAAAGTGCCATATGACATTGTTCTCGAAATGGATGAGATCAATGATGACTTTCCTGAAACGGATGTGGTGTTAGTGATTGGTGCGAATGATACGGTGAATCCGAGTGCGATCGAAGATCCAGAATGCTCGATCGCAGGAATGCCAGTATTAGAAGTTTGGAAAGCGAAAAGCGCGATCGTGCTTAAACGAAGTCTTGGCAGCGGATATGCTGGAGTCGAAAATCCATTGTTCTATAAGGACAACACCTATATGCTTTTTGGCGATGCGAAGAAGAATACCGATGCAATTTTGAACAAACTCGCTGCATTAGTCGCCGCCTAA
- a CDS encoding hypothetical protein (similar to AA sequence:cyanobase_aa:gsr3810) codes for MRFAIQCVLAENVNEKRLALRLNHLKYLEANKEHIYCGGPTVDENGQPEMMLILFDASDQASVEAFMRAEPYNQSGVFRQVTIREWRQVLPEVD; via the coding sequence ATGAGATTTGCAATTCAATGTGTTTTAGCAGAAAACGTCAACGAAAAGCGATTAGCCCTAAGACTGAATCATCTCAAATACTTAGAAGCAAACAAAGAACACATCTACTGTGGTGGTCCAACAGTAGATGAAAACGGTCAACCGGAAATGATGTTGATTCTGTTTGATGCGTCGGATCAAGCATCGGTCGAAGCATTTATGCGGGCAGAACCCTACAACCAGTCGGGAGTGTTTCGGCAAGTCACCATTCGAGAATGGCGGCAAGTTTTACCAGAGGTTGATTAA
- a CDS encoding hypothetical protein (similar to AA sequence:cyanobase_aa:glr3809), producing the protein MTKILIVTTSHDRFEGADPHPTGVWLEEFALPYLELLNNGIEMTIASPKGGEMPIDPRSLPTPEQEKAWQSAIKASKQTVKLSEVQSTNFDALFLPGGHGPMFDLPDNADLQRLLREFHESGKTIAAVCHGPAGLVGATLSDGTPLIKNKVLTSYTSSEEIAAKLDKEVPFVLEQRLRDLGAIFIAHPNKADHVERDGNLITGQNPNSSASIARAIVTALNHQLPAIFDHTPTAIVPAETIAEFPVNTFLENIAINSQGTLFITSYEEGNIYQVTPDGHSRKFAHIDGKVAGIVIDRTGNLLVTGVLDDQGSAIVRIDATGTVEILVTLPDAIFLNGMTHLKDDLYLVADSYKGAIWAINATTKTASIWLQDQLLARSDVSNPFPAINGIKLYDRALFASNTQRQLLLRIPLTESFEPGLPEVFLTNVNLDDFVFDAQGNLYGTTHVYQSVIQISPNKQITTIATADQGMAGSTAAAFGRTESDLTKLYITTNGGMSFLPPTQVQSGRVICLEVGIQSGESR; encoded by the coding sequence ATGACCAAAATTCTAATTGTTACAACAAGCCACGATCGCTTTGAGGGTGCTGATCCTCATCCAACCGGAGTTTGGCTGGAAGAATTTGCGCTGCCTTATTTGGAACTGCTGAACAACGGAATTGAGATGACGATCGCATCTCCCAAAGGCGGCGAAATGCCCATTGATCCGCGCAGTTTACCGACACCTGAACAAGAAAAAGCTTGGCAAAGTGCGATCAAGGCATCCAAACAAACCGTCAAGCTCTCCGAAGTACAATCTACGAACTTTGATGCGCTCTTTCTCCCAGGTGGTCACGGTCCGATGTTTGACCTTCCAGACAATGCAGATTTACAACGATTGCTGAGGGAATTTCATGAGTCTGGAAAAACGATCGCAGCCGTGTGTCATGGTCCGGCTGGACTCGTGGGTGCAACGCTCTCCGATGGCACTCCGTTAATCAAAAACAAAGTTCTAACTTCTTACACCAGTTCAGAAGAAATTGCTGCCAAGCTAGACAAAGAAGTGCCCTTCGTCTTGGAGCAACGATTACGCGATTTGGGTGCAATCTTTATTGCTCATCCGAACAAAGCCGATCACGTTGAACGAGATGGCAATCTGATCACCGGACAAAATCCCAACTCTAGTGCGAGTATTGCTCGTGCGATCGTGACTGCTCTCAATCATCAACTTCCTGCGATTTTTGATCACACACCAACCGCGATCGTACCTGCTGAAACGATCGCTGAATTTCCAGTCAATACCTTTCTGGAGAACATTGCAATCAACAGTCAAGGAACACTCTTTATCACCAGCTACGAGGAAGGCAACATTTATCAAGTCACACCCGATGGTCACTCTCGTAAGTTCGCTCATATTGACGGTAAAGTTGCAGGAATTGTCATTGATCGCACTGGCAATCTCCTAGTTACAGGTGTTCTCGATGATCAGGGGTCAGCGATCGTTCGCATTGATGCAACTGGAACTGTAGAGATACTGGTTACACTGCCCGATGCCATTTTTCTCAACGGCATGACTCACCTAAAAGATGATCTCTACCTGGTTGCTGATTCCTACAAAGGAGCAATTTGGGCGATTAATGCAACGACGAAAACAGCATCGATCTGGTTACAAGATCAGCTTCTTGCTCGTTCAGATGTAAGCAATCCTTTTCCTGCTATCAATGGCATTAAACTCTACGATCGCGCTTTGTTTGCCTCCAATACTCAACGTCAATTGTTGCTGCGGATTCCATTGACAGAAAGCTTTGAACCTGGACTGCCAGAAGTGTTTTTAACGAATGTCAATCTGGATGATTTTGTGTTCGATGCTCAAGGCAATTTGTATGGCACAACTCACGTTTATCAGAGTGTGATTCAGATCTCGCCTAACAAGCAAATCACGACGATCGCAACCGCTGATCAAGGAATGGCAGGCAGTACTGCCGCAGCATTCGGGCGAACAGAATCAGATCTTACAAAGCTCTATATCACGACCAATGGTGGAATGTCGTTTCTGCCACCGACCCAAGTACAGTCGGGCAGAGTGATTTGCTTAGAAGTCGGAATTCAATCAGGAGAATCAAGATGA
- a CDS encoding NADP oxidoreductase coenzyme f420-dependent (similar to AA sequence:cyanobase_aa:AM1_6142): MKIGIIGGGNMASGLGKFWAKNGHELMFSFSRSEQKLKDLAASVSDTAQIGTPAEAVEFADVVLLAVPWTAVPEALQAAGSLSGKILFSCVNALKPDMSGMAIGTTTSAAEEIAKLAPDARVVEGLPLFAEVLQSGSTHFNGQEATVFYCGDDAEAKAIVAGLLRETAVEATDVGSLSTARFIEPAMMVLIQLAYVQQQGQVAFKLLRR, from the coding sequence ATGAAAATTGGTATCATTGGCGGCGGTAATATGGCGAGTGGCTTAGGTAAGTTCTGGGCAAAGAACGGACATGAATTGATGTTCAGCTTTTCTCGCAGCGAACAGAAGCTAAAAGACTTAGCAGCATCGGTGAGCGATACGGCTCAGATTGGAACGCCTGCGGAAGCAGTAGAATTCGCGGATGTTGTTCTCCTCGCTGTGCCTTGGACAGCCGTACCCGAAGCGCTGCAAGCCGCCGGATCACTTTCTGGCAAGATTCTCTTTAGCTGTGTCAATGCGCTCAAACCTGACATGAGCGGAATGGCGATCGGAACCACAACTTCCGCTGCCGAGGAAATCGCAAAATTAGCACCTGATGCACGAGTGGTCGAGGGCTTACCGTTGTTCGCAGAAGTGTTGCAATCAGGCAGTACTCACTTCAATGGGCAAGAAGCAACGGTGTTTTACTGTGGCGATGATGCGGAAGCTAAAGCGATCGTTGCAGGCTTGCTTAGAGAAACGGCTGTAGAAGCGACCGATGTAGGCTCCCTCAGCACTGCTCGCTTCATTGAACCTGCGATGATGGTGCTGATTCAACTGGCTTATGTACAACAGCAAGGACAAGTTGCTTTTAAGTTATTGCGTCGTTAA
- a CDS encoding short-chain dehydrogenase/reductase SDR (similar to AA sequence:cyanobase_aa:Ava_4758), whose protein sequence is MSQKVCAIVGFGTGVSTGVAKAFGKEGYTLALIARNPTKLEDNAQALKTMGYTVQSFAADASDEASLVGAFKQIRAELGDPEVLIYNAFAATPGKPSSIDAKTLISDFSVNVAGALIAVQQVLPAMQANRKGTILFTGGGLALNPFADVASLAIGKAGIRSLAFSLAQELGSGGIHVGTVTICGIVEPGTHFDPDAIAQSYLTLHQQAPEAWQTEIIYK, encoded by the coding sequence ATGAGCCAGAAAGTTTGTGCGATCGTTGGATTTGGAACCGGAGTCAGTACAGGCGTTGCCAAAGCCTTTGGTAAAGAAGGCTATACGCTGGCTCTCATCGCTCGAAATCCCACCAAGTTAGAAGATAATGCTCAAGCATTAAAAACGATGGGCTACACGGTTCAATCCTTTGCGGCAGATGCAAGCGATGAAGCATCTCTGGTGGGAGCATTTAAGCAAATTCGGGCTGAACTGGGAGATCCAGAGGTTCTCATCTATAACGCCTTTGCAGCGACACCCGGAAAACCGAGTTCGATCGATGCGAAAACTCTGATTTCGGACTTTAGTGTGAATGTCGCAGGTGCACTGATCGCAGTTCAGCAAGTTCTACCAGCCATGCAAGCTAACCGGAAAGGAACAATTCTCTTCACCGGAGGCGGATTAGCCTTGAATCCGTTTGCGGATGTTGCGTCTTTAGCGATCGGTAAAGCAGGTATCCGCAGTTTGGCATTTAGTTTGGCGCAAGAGCTAGGAAGTGGCGGAATCCATGTTGGAACAGTGACGATTTGCGGCATTGTTGAACCGGGAACACACTTTGATCCGGATGCGATCGCACAATCCTACCTCACCCTTCACCAACAAGCTCCAGAAGCTTGGCAAACAGAAATCATTTACAAGTAG